Within the Pseudonocardia alni genome, the region GGCTGTGCCGAGTGGCCGGGCCGACGCCCGGCTGTGCGACCCGGCGGAGCCGCCGCCTACCCTCGGGCCCCATGAGTGCCGACCGGGTCAAGGTCGCCGTCGTCTTCGGCGGCCGCAGTTCCGAGCACGCGATCTCGTGCGTGTCCGCGGGCAGCGTGCTGACCCACCTCGACCCGGAGCGGTTCGAGGCGGTCCCGGTCGGGATCACCCCGCACGGCGCGTGGGTGGTCGGTCCGTCCGACCCGGTCCGGCTGGCGATCTCGGGTCGCGAGCTGCCCGAGGTCGACGGGACCGCCGAGGCCCTGGTGCTGCCCGGCGAACCGGGTCGCGGCCTGGTCCGCCTCGACGCGCGCGAGGCGCTGACCTCGGTCGACGTGGTCTTCCCGATCCTGCACGGGGCCTTCGGCGAGGACGGCACCATCCAGGGTCTGCTGGAGATGGCCGGGCTGCCCTACGTCGGCGCCGGTGTGCTGGCCTCCGCGGTCGGCATGGACAAGGAGTTCGCGAAGAAGCTGCTGCGCGCCGAGGGCCTGAACGTCGCCGACGGCGTCGTGCTCCGCCCCGGCACCGACATCGGGTTCGCCGACCGCGACCGGCTCGGTCTGCCGCTGTTCGTGAAGCCGGCCCGCGCCGGGTCCTCGATGGGCGTCACCCGGGTCACCGACCCGGCCGCGCTCGACGCCGCCGTCGCCGAGGCCCGCCGGCACGACCCGAAGGTGCTCGTCGAGGCGGCCGTGCCCGGCCGCGAGATCGAGTGCGCGGTGCTGGAGTTCCCCGACGGCAGCGTCCGCGCCAGCCTGCCCGCCGAGCTGCGCTACAACGGCGAGTTCTACGACTTCGAGTCCAAGTACCTCGACACCTCCGAGCTGCAGATCCCCGCCAAGCTCGACGACGAGATCACCGAGTCGCTGCGCTGGAAGGCGATCACCGCGTTCCGCGCGCTCGACGTGCAGGGCCTGGCCCGGGTCGACTTCTTCGTCACCGACGACGGCGACATCACCGTCAACGAGGTCAACACGATGCCCGGGTTCACCCCGAGCTCCGCGTTCCCGAAGATGTGGGCGGTCACCGGGCTCGACTACTCCGAGCTGCTCAGCACCATGGTCGACACCGCGCTGGCCCGCGGGACCGGGCTGCGGTAGCTACCGGACCCGCACCGGCTGCGGCGGGAGGGTGTCGACGACCGCGTCCGACACCGCCTGCAGCGGCCCCGGACCGGTCTCCGCGGGCGCGGACAGCTCCAGGTACACCCCGCGGTCGACGACGGCGTAGGTCGTCGCGAGCGCGCCCTGCGGGGTCGCCAGCGGCAGCCAGCTCACCCCGTTGACGACGATCAGCGGCGAGGTCGGCCCCAGCTCGGCCGGCCGTTCGGTGCCGCAGCGCAGCACCACCGGCTCCGGCTCGGCGACCCATGCCCGCGCGCCGGGGACCGGCGGGTCGATCTCGCGCGGCGCGAGGTCCCCGGTGTCGCCGGGGATGCCGGCCGGCAGCGCGCGCAGCACCGCGTCGCACGACGTCGACGACGCCTGCGGTGCAGCCTGCGCGGGAAGCTCCAGGGGGCCGGTGTCCGGCCCCGTCGTCAGGCGGGCCCAGACCGCGAGCCCCGCCACGACGAGGGCGAGCAGCAGGGGCAGCGCGATCGCCACCACGACCGGTGGTGACATGCGTGCCCCTGCCACGTCCGCGCCCGTCTCAGCTCAGCTTGACCACGGGGCAGGTGAGCGTCCGGGTGATCCCGTTGACGTTCTGCACCCGGGCCACGACCAGCCGGCCGAGCTCGTCGACGTCGTCCGCCTCGGCGCGCACGATCACGTCGTACGGGCCGGTGACGTCCTCGGCCGAGACCACGCCCGGCAGACCCCCGATCTCGGAGGCGACGGAGGCGGCCTTGCCGACCTCGGTCTGGACGAGGATGTATGCCTGCACCACGGCGTGCCCCTTTCCGGTAACTGCCGACCTGCCGGATGGTTGGCGGCAGGAATGTCGGACGCAGAACCTACCGGAGGCCGCCCCCGTGTCCCCATCCGCGATCACGCCCGAGGGCGGTTCCGAGACCGGTGTCTCACTCCGGGAGGTCGGTGAGTTCGCGCTGATCGACCGGGTCACCACGGACCGTGTCCAACCGGCTACGACGGAGCTCGGTCCCGGGGACGACTCGGCCGTCGTCACCGCCGCCGACGGGCGGGTCGTCGCCTGCACCGACGTGCTCGTCGAGGGCGTGCACTTCCGGCTCGACTGGTCGAGTCCCGAGCAGGTCGGGCGCAAGGCCGCGGCCGTGAACCTGGCCGACATCGCCGCGATGGGGGCGGTGCCCACGTCGCTGTTGGTGGGGCTGGCGTGCCCCTCGTCGACGCCCGCGGCGCAGCTCGAGCAGCTGGCCGACGGGCTGTGGGCCGAGGCCCGCTCGACCGGGGCCGGGCTCGTCGGGGGCGACCTGACCTCGGCGCCGGTGATCGTCGTCTCGGTGACGGCGCTGGGGGACCTGCAGGGCCGGGCCCCGGTGCTGCGCTCCGGGGCCCGGGCGGGGGACCGGATCGCGGTCTGCGGGCGGCTGGGCTGGTCCGCGGCCGGGCTGGCGGTGCTCGGGCGCGGGTTCCGCTCCCCGGCGGCGCTGGTCGACGCGCACCGGGTCCCGGAACCGCCCTACTCCGCCGGCCCGCAGGCCGCCGACGCCGGCGCCACGTCCATGATCGACGTCTCGGACGGCCTGCTGGCCGACCTGGCACACGTCGCGCGGGCCTCGGGGGTGGCGCTGCGGCTGCGGTCGCGGCCGTTCACGGTGGCCCCGCGGATGGCGGAGATCGCGTCCGCGCTGGGCCTGGACCCGCTGCGCTGGGTCCTGACCGGTGGTGAGGACCATGCGCTGGCGGCGACCTTCCCCGGGGACGCGCCGCTGCCCGAGGGCTGGACCGAGGTGGGGGCGGTGGAGGCACCGGACGAGGCGGGCCCGGGGGTCACCGTCGACGGCCGTCCCTACGACGGCGACGGCGGCTGGGTCCACTTCGCGAAATACTGATTCCACATCGTGCTTGCGCGGCGCCGGGACGGGTGACATCGTGCCCTCACGATCGGGCGATTCGGGCACGTGTCGCGATTCGCCCCGCACCGGAGGGGTGTCACCGTGGACAACCTGGGCGTACTCAGCCTGCTCGCTCTCACCCCCATCCTCGTCGTCGCGGTTTTGCTGGTCGGGCTGCGCTGGCCCGCGAAGTACGCGATGCCGCTCGGCTTCGTCGCGGCGGCCCTGATCGGGTCGCTGGTCTGGGGGATGGGCACCACCGCGATCGTCGCGTCGACGATCGAGGGCCTGATCATCGCGGTCGGCCTGCTCTACATCATCTTCGGTGCGCTGCTGCTGCTGCAGACGCTCACCCAGAGCGGCGCGCTCGCGACGATCCGTGCCGGGTTCACCGGCATCAGCCCGGACCGGCGGGTCCAGGCGATCATCATCGGCTGGCTGTTCGGGTCGTTCATCGAGGGTGCGTCGGGGTTCGGGACCCCGGCAGCCGTCGTCGCGCCGTTGTTGCTGGCGCTCGGCTTCCCGGCGCTGGCCGCGGTGCTGGTCGGCATGGTGATCCAGTCGACGCCGGTCAGCTTCGGCGCCGCCGGGACGCCCGTACTCACCGGCATCGGGCAGGGGCTGTCCGGGTCGGCGGAGGTCGACGCGCGCACCGCCGCGCTCGGCCTGGACGCGACCGGCTACCTGTCCGCGATCGGGTTCGAGGTCGCGGCGCTGCACGCGGTCGCCGGGACGCTCATCCCACTGTTCCTGGTGTGCCTGCTGACCCGCTTCTTCGGGGAGAACCGCAGCTTCGCCGAGGGCCTCGCGGTCGCCCCGTTCGCGCTCTACGCCGCGTTCGCGATGACCGTGCCCTACGTGCTGGTCGCCGCCCTGCTCGGCCCGGAGTTCCCGTCACTGCTCGGCGGGCTCGTCGGGCTGGCGCTGGTGATGTTCACCTCCAGCCGCGGCTTCCTCATGCCGCGCACGGTGTGGGACTTCCCGCCGCGCGAGCGGTGGCTCGACCGCTGGACCGGCACTATCTCCGCGGGTGCCGACGACGGCGTCACCGGCACCCGGATGAGCACCTGGCTGGCCTGGTCGCCCTACGTGCTCGTCGCGGCGGTGCTGGTGCTGACCCGCACCGTCGCGCCGGTGAAGGACGCGCTGTCGGGAATCACCGTCGGACCCGCGGACATCCTCGGGACCGGCATCGACGAGACGCTGCAGCCGCTCTACTCGCCGGGCGCGGTGTTCCTGCTGGTCTGCCTGGTCACCTACGGCCTGCACCGGATGAACGGCCGCCAGGTCGCGACGTCATGGGCCGTGTCGGGACGCCAGCTCGCCGGTGCCGCGGTCGCGCTGCTGTTCGCGCTGCCGCTGGTCCGCATCCTGATCAACTCCGGTGCCGAGCTGAACACGACCGGGCTGGCCTCGATGCCGCTGACGCTGGCCGAGGGGGCCGCCGCCGTCGCCGGGCCGGCCTGGCCGGTCCTGGCACCGTGGATCGGCGCCCTGGGGGCCTTCGTCGCCGGGTCGAACACGGTGTCCAACCTGACGTTCGCCCTGTTCCAGTTCGCGACCGCGGAGAACATCGGCGCCACCCCGGAGACGGTGGTCGCGGCCCAGGCGGTCGGCGGCGCCGCCGGGAACATGATCACGGTGCACAACGTCGTCGCCGCGTCGGCGACGGTGGGGCTGCTCGGCCGGGAGGGCGACGTGATCCGGATGACGATCATCCCGATGACGTACTACTGCCTGCTCTCGGGCGGGCTGGCGTTCGTGCTGATCCACGGCGTCGGGCTCAACACCGGCACGGTGCTGCTCACCCTGGTGCTGCTGACACTGGCCGCGATCGTGGTGGGCCTGCGGCGGGCGGCGACCCGGCTGCCGGCCTGACCCGGAGACGACGACGGCCCGGTCCCCATCGCTGCGGGGTCCGGGCCGTCGTCGTGTGGATCAGGAGCCGCGACGCCAGAACAGCAGCACCCGGCGCAGCCGGCTCCGCAGGCTCGGGTGACCGGGCACCGACCGCTGCGGGGCCGGGAACTGCCGGAACTCCGCGGGCGGCGGGGTCAGGTGGGCCGCCGGGAGGGTGGGCGGGTCCATCGCGACCAGGGTCTGGGGGAAGTGGCGCGCATCGGGCGACGGGGTCTTCTCGGGGTGCACGGTCGTCTCCTCCACGGCCGGTCCATCGCTCGCGGTGGTCGGGTCGTTACCGACGGCCTGCTGCATCTCCGGCCTCCTCACGGTCTCGGGCGGGGCGCATCGCCGGGACCCGTACCCGCCGGGGCCGGGGTCCACCCGCACGGGCCGCATCCGGGACGGGCCACCGCCGGGCCCGGGAGGCGAGCGCGGGGCGGCGGTGCCTGCACACCCAGGGTACCGACGTGACGTGCTCCGGAGACGTGTGCGGTGGCTCACCCGGCACGCCGTCGGAGACCCGGGTGCTCGCTACGGTGAGTGCCGAGCAGGTGGGACGGGTGGACGGAGCGGGCGTGTCGGGGCTGGTGGCGGTGGTGGCGTGGGCCGCCCTGGCGGGGTGGATCGCCGCCGGTGTGCTGCTCGTGCTGGCCCACCGGCGGCTGGAGCGGCTCGAGCGGGAGCACACCGCCCGCAAGTGGGACATCGTCGCGCTGCGTGCCCAGCTGCGGGCGTTGCACCGGCGGCCGGACGAGCTGTCCGACCCCGCCGCGTCCACCGGTGCCGGCCCGTCCGTCCCGCGGCACCCCGGAGGTGACCCCGGGTCCCCGGTCCCGGCCGGCGGGACGCCCGGGCGTACCCGGACGGCCGGCGCCACGGCATGGCGCCGGTCGCACCGGCGCCCGGTGGGCCGTACCCGGCGGCGTCCCTCCTGACAGGGGCGGGGTCAGCGCCGTGGCACCGCCGCCCCCCGGATGCTCGCGTCCAGCAGCTGCACCGGGTGCAGCAGCGGAACGTCGGCGAAGTCCTCGTTCGGCAGGTACTTGCCGATCTGCAGCAGACAGCCCGGGTTCGCGGTGACCACGACGTCCGGCTTCGCGTCGCGGATCTTCTCCGCCTTCCGCACGCCCAGATCGGCGGCCGCGTCCGGCTTCACCATGTTGTAGATGCCGGCCGAGCCGCAGCACAGCGACGCCTCGGCGATGTCGACGAGCTCCAGCTCGGGGATGGTCCGGAGCACCTCGCGCGGCTGGTTGCGGACGCCCTGGGCGTGCCCGAGGTGACAGGCGTCGTGGTAGGCGATGCGGCCGGTGACCGGGGTCCGCGGGGCGCGGGGGCCGCCGTCGTCCTCCCGGGAGTACAGGTCGGCCAGAACCTCGTGCACGTCGCGGCAGCGGGCGGAGAAGCGCGCCGCGCGCTCGGCCCAGGCGGGGTCGTCGGCGAGCAGGTGGCCGTAGTCCTTCATCGACGAGCCGCAGCCCGCGACGTTCGTGACCACCGCGTCGACGTCGAGGGTCTCGAAGCGGGCGATGGTGCGCCGGGCCCGGTCCAGCGCGGACTCCTCGCGCCCGGCGTGCACCTCCAGCGCGCCGCAGCACTGCTGGTCGCGGGGGACGAGCACGTCGCAGCCCTCGGCGGCGAGCACCCGCACGGTGGCCTCGTTGACCCGGTGGAAGAACACGTCCTGCACGCAGCCGGTAAGCAGTGCGACCCGGGCCCGGCGGGTGCCGACCGCGGGGGTGTGCACCGGGAGCGTCGCGAACGCCTCGCGCACCGAGACCGGCGGCAGCAGCGACTCCATCGCCGCGAGCTGACCGGGCAGCCTCTCGGCGAGCTTCCGGATCGCAGGGACCTTCCGCAGCTGCTGGTACAGCGCGCCGGGCAGGGCGGCCGCCCGCAGCCGTCGCTTGTAGGGGAACAGCGCGAAGATCGCGTCGCGGAACAGCTTGTCCGACGTACTGCGGGGCACGTTGCGCTCGATCTGCGGGCGCACCGACTCCAGCAGCTTGTCGTACTGCACCCCGGACGGGCAGGCGGTCACGCACGCCATGCAGCCCAGGCAGTTGTCCATGTGCTCGGTGAACGGCCCGTCGAGGCCGATGTCGCCCTTCTCGGCCAGGTCCATCAGCAGGATCCGGCCGCGCGGGGAGTCCATCTCCTCGCCCCACAGCACGTAGGTGGGGCAGGTCGGCAGGCAGAAGCCGCAGTGGACGCAGTCGTCGAGCAGCTCGCGCTGCGGCGGGTGGACGTCGTCGAACGCGCTCGGGCCCTGCTGGGGGATCTTGGTCTCGGCCGCCCCGGTCGGGGTGCCTGCGGGCTCGTGGGTGCTCGTCATGCGTGCCTCACATCCAGGGAGCGAAGCGACCGGCGGCGAACCGGGCCTCGGGGTCGAGCTGGGTCTTGACGGCCCTGAGCAGGGCGAGTGCGGACGGTGCGGGGCCCCACGCGGGGGCGTCGAGGGTCTCGGGCCGGTCACGCAGCACGCTGGTGCCACCGACTGCGGCGACGGCGTCGTGCACCTCCGCGACGGCGGCCCCCGGCACGGTGACGGTCGCGACGCCGGTCGCGAGGCCGGCCGTGACGGCGGTGGCGGGCAGCTGCTCCACCAGCGGCGCCAGCCGGGTCGGTGCGCACCCGATCCGGACGACGGCGCCGTCGAGGGCGGGTCCGTCGCCGTCACCGCCGGCGTGCGGACCGTCGGTCAGCGACGTGTGGGCGTCCCACGCGTCCGCGCCCACCTCCCGGGCGTCGGCGCCGAGCAGCTCACACAGCCGCTCCACCCGTGCGGGCAGGGTCTGGGCGCCGCCCTCCAACCGGACCAGCAGGCGTCCCGGGTCACCGGACACCCACTCGACGGCGATCGGCTCCAGCGGGCTGGCCATCAGCTCCAGCACCCGCGACGCGGCCTCGGCCACCGGGCCGTCGACGCCCACGCAGGCGACGGCCTTCGGGACCGGGTGCAGCCGCAGGACGACCTCGACCAGCGGGCCGAAGATGCCGTAGGAGCCGTGCATGAGCTTGGCCATGTCGTAGCCGGCGACGTTCTTGATGACGTGCCCGCCGGAGCGGACCATCGTGCCGTCGGCGAGTACCGAGGTGGTGCCGATGACCAGGTCCCGCAGACCGCCCCAGACCAGGGCGGACGGGCCGGCGTCGGCGGTGGCGAGCAGCCCGCCGACCGTGGCGCCGCGGGCGACCCGGGCGGCGTCGAACGCGAGGCGCTGACCGTGCTCGGCCAGCTGCTCCTGCAGCGCGCGGACCGGGGTCCCGGCGTGCACCGAGACGGTCATGTCGCCGGGGTTGTGGTGGATCACCCCGGACAGTGCGGAGAGGTCGAGCGTCGCGGCGATGTCGTCGCCCGCGCGGCCGGCCCAGCCGGTGGCGGTGCCGGCGCCGGTGATCGCGAGGCGGCCGGGGGTGTCCAGGACGGCGTCCCGGACCTCCTTGGCCGAGGTGGGGCGCAGCGTGGTGGGAGCAGCGCGTGTCATGTCGTCGGGCCCTTCCGGGTCTCGTACGGGTCGGTCGGACAGGTCGGCCGGACGGGTCACAGCCGTTCGATCAGGCCCGCCTCCTCCAGCGGGTGCGGCCGGTAGAGCCCCGGCTTCTCACCGCACAGCCGCGGGGTGGGCAGGAGCTTGCCGGGGTTGCAGATGTGGTCGGGGTCGAAGCCGTCGCGGATGCGGCGCATGACGGCCAGGTCGTCCTCGCCGAACATCCGCGGCATGGAGCAGGCCTTGTCGGTGCCGATGCCGTGCTCGCCCGACAGCGAGCCGCCCATCTCGACGCACAGCTCCGCGATCTGCGCCGACAGGTGCTCGGCCTGCTCGGTCTGGCCCTCGGCGGCGGAGAACAGGACCAGCGGGTGCAGGTTGCCGTCGCCGGCGTGGAAGACGTTCGCGACGCGCAGCCCGGCGTCGGTGCCCATCTCGTCGATCCGTTCGAGGATCTCGGCGAGCCGGGTCCGGGGGACCACGCCGTCCTGGACGATGTAGTCCGGCGAGATCCGGCCGACCGCGGCGAACGCGGCCTTGCGGCCCCGCCAGATGTTCGCCCGCTCCTCGGGGGAGCCCGCGATGTGCAGCCGGGTGCAGCCGTGCCGGTCGCAGATCTCCTTGACCAGCGCGAACTGCTCCTCGCACTCCTCGACGGTCCCGTCCAGCTCGACGACGAGCGCGGCCGGGGTGTCGAGGGAGTAGCCGGCGCCGGTGGCGCCCTCGGCGGCCTCGATGGCCAGCGCGTCCATCATCTCGACCGCGGCGGGCACGATCCCTGCCGCGACGATGTCGGACACGACCCGGCCGCCCGCCGACACCGACGGGAAGTCCGCCAGCAGCGTGCGCATGACCTCGGGGGTGCGCAGCAGCCGGACGGTGACCTTGGTGACGATGCCGAGCGTGCCCTCGGAGCCGAGGAACACCCCGCGCAGGTCGGGCCCGGACTGCTCCATCGTGTCCGAGCCGAGGGTGACCACCTCGCCGTCGGGGAGCACGACCTCCATCGACAGCACGTGGTTGGTGGTGAAGCCGTACTTGAGGCAGTGCGCGCCGCCGGAGTTCTCCGCGACGTTGCCGCCGATCGTGCACACCTGCTGGCTCGACGGGTCCGGCGCGTAGTAGAGCCCGTACGGCGACGCGGCCGCGGTGATCTCGAGGTTCGTGACGCCCGGCTCCAGCACCGCGCGCCGGTTCTCCGGGTCGACCTCGAGCACCCGGTTGAGCCGGTTCAGCCCGATGACGACGCCCTCGGCCACCGGCAGCGCGCCGCCGGACAGGCCGGTCCCGGCGCCGCGGGCGACGAACGGGATCCGGTGCCGGGCGCAGATCCGCACGCACCCGGCGACGTCCTCGGCGGTGCGGGGCAGCAGGACCAGCTCGGGGACGACCCGGCTGCCGGTCAGGCCGTCGCACTCGTAGGTCCGGGTACGGACCGGGTCGTCGAGCACGTCCGCTGCGCCCAGGAGGGCGACGAACTCGTCGTGGATCGAGCGGGCCAGAGGCATCGCTGCACTCCCTTGCTGCGCGTGGCGGGGCTCACGGGAGGGTACGTCGACACGGTGACGCCACGCCTGTTCGACGTCACGGACGGGGGCCGTGTCACTTCCGTGATGCGGAAAAGATAATCCACTGGTAGAAATACGACCAGTCCTGACATCCACACGGAGAGGGTGGTCACAGATGGCCGACACCGCCGGCCTGCAGGTCGACGAGCACCTGAGGTCCTTCGTCGAGGGCGAGCTCCTGTCCGACGTCGACCTCACGGCGGACGACTTCTGGGCGACCCTGGCCCGGCTCCAGGAGCGCTTCGCCCCGAGGATCGCCGACGCCCTGGCCCGTCGCGACGAGATCCAGGCGCGCATCGACGAGTGGCACCGCGAGCACGGGGCCGGCTCGGTCGAGGAGTACGAGAAGTTCCTCACCGACCTCGGCTACCTGCTCCCGGAGAAGTCCCCGACGATCGACGTCGACCGGGTCGACCCGGAGATCGCCGAGGTTCCCGGCCCGCAGCTGGTCGTGCCCTCCACCGTGCCGCGCTACGCGCTGAACGCCGCCAACGCCCGCTGGGGCTCGCTGTTCGACGCCTTCTACGGCACCGACGCGCTCCCGCAGGACGGTGAGCTCGCGAAGGGCTACGACGAGCGCCGCGGCGCACAGGTGATCACCGCCGCCGACGAGCTGCTCGACGAGCTGTTCCCGCTCGCGAAGGGCAGCCACGCCGACGCCACGGCCTACCGGGCCTCGGCCGACGGGCTCGTCGTCGACACCGGCGCGACCGGCACGGTCGGGCTGGCCGACCCCGCGCAGTTCGCCGGGTTCCGCCCGGTCGACGGCGACGGCCGCGGCGCGGTCCTGCTGACCCGCAACGGGCTGCACCTGGAGATCACGATCGACCCGACCACCCAGGTCGGCACCCAGCACCACGCCGACGTCGCCGATGTCGTGCTCGAGTCCGCGGTCACCACGATCGTCGACCTCGAGGACTCCGTCGCGACCGTGGACGGCGAGGACAAGGCGCTGGCCTACCGCACCTGGCTCGGGCTGCTGCGCGGTGACCTGACCGCCGAGTTCCGCAAGGGCGGGAAGACGGTCACCCGCCGGGTCAACCCGGACCGCGAGTACACCGCGGCCGACGGCTCCGACCTCACCCTGCCCGGGCGCTCGCTGATGCTGGTCCGCAACTGCGGCCACCACATGACGACGAACGCGGTGAAGGCGGCCGACGGCAACGGTGCCTATCAGGAGGTCGCCGAGGGCGTGCTCGACGCGCTCGTCTCGGCCGTCGCCGGGCTCTACGACCTGCAGGGGAAGGGCCCGCACACCAACTCCCGCGCGGGCAGCGTCTACATCGTCAAGCCCAAGCAGCACGGGCCCGAGGAGGTCGCGCTCACCGTCGAGCTGTTCGGCGCCGTCGAGGAGGCCCTCGGACTGCAGGCGAACACGCTCAAGATCGGCATCATGGACGAGGAGAAGCGGACCACGGTCAACCTCTCCGCCTGCATCGCCGAGGCCGCGAACCGGGTCATCTTCGTCAACACCGGTTTCCTCGACCGGACCGGCGACGAGATCCACACCTGCTTCACCGCGGGCCCGGTCCTGCGCAAGGGCGACATGAAGTCGACGACGTGGCTGAAGACCTACGAGGACCGCAACGTCGACGTCGCGCTGGCCGCCGGGTTCGCGCACACCGCGCAGGTCGGCAAGGGCATGTGGGCCAAGCCCGCCGCGATGGCCGAGATGATCGAGCAGAAGATCGGCCACCCGAAGGCCGGCGCGAACTGCGCCTGGGTGCCGTCTCCGACCGCCGCGACCCTGCACGCGCTGCACTACCTGCGCGTCGACGTGCACGGGGTGCAGGACGAGATCGCCTCCCGCGCCACCGCGGACCGGCGCACGCTGCTCGAGGTCCCGGTGACCGACGCGTCGTCGCTGTCGGCCGAGGACGTGACCCACGAGCTGGAGACCAACGCCCAGTCGATCCTCGGCTACGTGGTGCGCTGGGTCGGCATGGGCATCGGCTGCTCCACCGTGCCGGACCTGGAGGGCGTCGGGCTGATGGAGGACCGCGCCACCCTGCGGATCTCCGCGCAGCTGGTCGCGAACTGGCTCCAGCACGGTGTCGTCGACGAGGGGACCGTGCGCGACACCTTCGCCCGCATGGCCGCCGTGGTCGACGAGCAGAACGCCGGCGAGGACGGCTACCCCGCGATGGCGAAGGACCTGGAGTCCAGCGAGTCGTTCCGGGCCGCGCTGGAGCTGGTGTTCAGCGGGGCGGCCGAGCCCAACGGCTACACCGAGCGGACGCTCACCCGCTGGCGTCAGCGGGCCAAGGCCGCGGCCTAGGCCGCACCACCACCACCGTCGACGACGACGCCCCCGGGACCGGTTCCCGGGGGCGTCGTCGCGTTCCGAGGAGGAGACCGATCGTGAAGCCGTGGGTGCGGCCGGCCGCCGTGCTGTTCGGCGTCGGTTACGGCGCCAACCAGTTCAGCCCGCTGATGGTCATGTACCGCGAGCAGGGGCACTACTCGCCGACCGTGGTCGCCGCGTTCTTCGGCGTCTACGTGCTCGGTCTCGCCCCGGGCCTGCTCGTCGGCGGGCCCGCGTCGGACCGCTGGGGCCGCCGCCGGGTGCTGGTGCCCGCGACGGCCGCGTCGATCCCGGCCAGCGCCGTCCTCGCCCTCGGCGCGTTCTCCGAGGCACTGCTCTTCGCCGGCCGGCTGCTGTTCGGGGTGTGCGTCGGCGTCGCGATGGCGGTGGCGACGACGTGGGTCAAGGAGCTGTCCGGGCCCGGGCAGGGCGCCCGGCGCGCCGCGCTCGCGCTCACCGCCGGGTTCGGGCTCGGCCCGCTCGTCGCCGGGCTGCTCGCGCAGTCCGCGCCGCTGCCGATGGAGCTGCCCTACCTGGTGCACATCGTCCTGACGGTGCCGGTCGTCTGGTGGCTGCTCGCCGCGCCGGAGACGGTCGAGCCGGGCCGTTCCCGGTCCTGGCGCCAGGATCTGCGCGTCCCGGCCGTCGCGCACCCGCGGTTCGTGTGGCTGGTGCTGCCCGCCGCGCCGTGGGTGTTCGGGGCAGCCGCGATCGCCTACGCAGTGCTGCCGACCACGCTCGACGGGATCACCGGGGGGTGGGGGCTGCTCGTCGCGACACTGCTGACCGCCGTCGCGCTCGGCTGCGGGGTCCTGGCCCAGTCCGCCGCGCGTCTCGTGGACGCCCGCTCGCCGCTGGCCGCGACCCGGGTCGGGCTCGCGCTCGTCGTCGCGGGGACGCTCGTCGCCGCCCTCGCGGCGGGCCTGCGCAGTGTCCCGGCCGCCGTCGCCGCCGCCGCGCTGCTGGGGGCGGGCTACGGCTTCGTCCTGCTGTCCGGGCTGCAGGAGGTGCAGCGGATCGCCGCGCCGGAGCACCTGGCCGGGCTGACCGCGGTGTTCTACTCGCTGACCTACGTGGGGTTCCTGCTACCCATGCTGCTCTCGGCGCTCACCGGTGTCGCGGGGTACCCGGTGCTGCTGGTCGTCGTCGCGGGGGTGCAGGTGATCTGCCTGGGCCTGGTGTGGGTGGGGGCGCGCCGGGTGGCGCCGATCGCGGCGGAGCAGCCGGCGGTGACCTGACCCGGCCGTGGCCGGT harbors:
- a CDS encoding D-alanine--D-alanine ligase family protein; its protein translation is MSADRVKVAVVFGGRSSEHAISCVSAGSVLTHLDPERFEAVPVGITPHGAWVVGPSDPVRLAISGRELPEVDGTAEALVLPGEPGRGLVRLDAREALTSVDVVFPILHGAFGEDGTIQGLLEMAGLPYVGAGVLASAVGMDKEFAKKLLRAEGLNVADGVVLRPGTDIGFADRDRLGLPLFVKPARAGSSMGVTRVTDPAALDAAVAEARRHDPKVLVEAAVPGREIECAVLEFPDGSVRASLPAELRYNGEFYDFESKYLDTSELQIPAKLDDEITESLRWKAITAFRALDVQGLARVDFFVTDDGDITVNEVNTMPGFTPSSAFPKMWAVTGLDYSELLSTMVDTALARGTGLR
- a CDS encoding DUF3515 domain-containing protein, whose translation is MSPPVVVAIALPLLLALVVAGLAVWARLTTGPDTGPLELPAQAAPQASSTSCDAVLRALPAGIPGDTGDLAPREIDPPVPGARAWVAEPEPVVLRCGTERPAELGPTSPLIVVNGVSWLPLATPQGALATTYAVVDRGVYLELSAPAETGPGPLQAVSDAVVDTLPPQPVRVR
- a CDS encoding Lrp/AsnC family transcriptional regulator yields the protein MVQAYILVQTEVGKAASVASEIGGLPGVVSAEDVTGPYDVIVRAEADDVDELGRLVVARVQNVNGITRTLTCPVVKLS
- a CDS encoding thiamine-phosphate kinase, coding for MSPSAITPEGGSETGVSLREVGEFALIDRVTTDRVQPATTELGPGDDSAVVTAADGRVVACTDVLVEGVHFRLDWSSPEQVGRKAAAVNLADIAAMGAVPTSLLVGLACPSSTPAAQLEQLADGLWAEARSTGAGLVGGDLTSAPVIVVSVTALGDLQGRAPVLRSGARAGDRIAVCGRLGWSAAGLAVLGRGFRSPAALVDAHRVPEPPYSAGPQAADAGATSMIDVSDGLLADLAHVARASGVALRLRSRPFTVAPRMAEIASALGLDPLRWVLTGGEDHALAATFPGDAPLPEGWTEVGAVEAPDEAGPGVTVDGRPYDGDGGWVHFAKY
- a CDS encoding L-lactate permease; the encoded protein is MDNLGVLSLLALTPILVVAVLLVGLRWPAKYAMPLGFVAAALIGSLVWGMGTTAIVASTIEGLIIAVGLLYIIFGALLLLQTLTQSGALATIRAGFTGISPDRRVQAIIIGWLFGSFIEGASGFGTPAAVVAPLLLALGFPALAAVLVGMVIQSTPVSFGAAGTPVLTGIGQGLSGSAEVDARTAALGLDATGYLSAIGFEVAALHAVAGTLIPLFLVCLLTRFFGENRSFAEGLAVAPFALYAAFAMTVPYVLVAALLGPEFPSLLGGLVGLALVMFTSSRGFLMPRTVWDFPPRERWLDRWTGTISAGADDGVTGTRMSTWLAWSPYVLVAAVLVLTRTVAPVKDALSGITVGPADILGTGIDETLQPLYSPGAVFLLVCLVTYGLHRMNGRQVATSWAVSGRQLAGAAVALLFALPLVRILINSGAELNTTGLASMPLTLAEGAAAVAGPAWPVLAPWIGALGAFVAGSNTVSNLTFALFQFATAENIGATPETVVAAQAVGGAAGNMITVHNVVAASATVGLLGREGDVIRMTIIPMTYYCLLSGGLAFVLIHGVGLNTGTVLLTLVLLTLAAIVVGLRRAATRLPA
- a CDS encoding (Fe-S)-binding protein, translated to MTSTHEPAGTPTGAAETKIPQQGPSAFDDVHPPQRELLDDCVHCGFCLPTCPTYVLWGEEMDSPRGRILLMDLAEKGDIGLDGPFTEHMDNCLGCMACVTACPSGVQYDKLLESVRPQIERNVPRSTSDKLFRDAIFALFPYKRRLRAAALPGALYQQLRKVPAIRKLAERLPGQLAAMESLLPPVSVREAFATLPVHTPAVGTRRARVALLTGCVQDVFFHRVNEATVRVLAAEGCDVLVPRDQQCCGALEVHAGREESALDRARRTIARFETLDVDAVVTNVAGCGSSMKDYGHLLADDPAWAERAARFSARCRDVHEVLADLYSREDDGGPRAPRTPVTGRIAYHDACHLGHAQGVRNQPREVLRTIPELELVDIAEASLCCGSAGIYNMVKPDAAADLGVRKAEKIRDAKPDVVVTANPGCLLQIGKYLPNEDFADVPLLHPVQLLDASIRGAAVPRR